Proteins from a genomic interval of Phlebotomus papatasi isolate M1 chromosome 3, Ppap_2.1, whole genome shotgun sequence:
- the LOC129807863 gene encoding formin-1-like, translating to MFSFFKSKKQSPEEPIPPANPPPAKPDDFVMVDPKPNPQPQPGMYPALGPGGMPPFGGLPSAFPPSAGSSQQSLQPYNALQGVPFKFSEQLSTSDKTEVTKIMLYDFLEVFSRNHEKENYDFSVERSVINV from the coding sequence ATGTTTTCTTTCTTCAAGAGCAAAAAACAAAGCCCAGAGGAGCCAATTCCACCAGCTAATCCTCCTCCCGCCAAGCCAGATGACTTCGTCATGGTGGACCCCAAACCCAATCCTCAACCACAGCCTGGAATGTATCCAGCATTAGGCCCTGGAGGAATGCCACCCTTTGGTGGTCTTCCCTCTGCCTTTCCACCCTCCGCAGGATCCAGTCAGCAATCTCTGCAGCCATACAATGCTCTCCAGGGGGTTCCCTTCAAGTTCTCCGAACAACTCAGCACCTCCGACAAGACGGAAGTGACCAAGATCATGCTGTACGACTTCCTGGAAGTCTTCTCCCGGAATCACGAGAAAGAAAATTACGATTTCTCCGTGGAGCGAAGTGTTATCAATGTGTAA